A genomic window from Flavobacterium lindanitolerans includes:
- a CDS encoding fasciclin domain-containing protein, which produces MKTTKFLSIAIALLFGTAVFAQKEKTVMVGGAPMYPSKNIIENAINSKDHTTLVAAVKAAGLVETLQGKGPFTVFAPTNEAFAKLPKGTVETLLKPENKSKLQSILTYHVVAGKMSSADIAKAIKKGNGKAVLATVQGGKLTAWMDGKTLYITDENGNKSKVTIADVNQSNGVIHVVDTVVMPKA; this is translated from the coding sequence ATGAAAACCACCAAATTTTTATCAATCGCAATTGCATTACTATTCGGAACTGCCGTATTTGCACAAAAAGAAAAAACAGTAATGGTAGGAGGAGCTCCAATGTATCCTTCAAAAAACATTATTGAAAATGCAATAAATTCAAAAGACCATACCACATTGGTAGCAGCAGTAAAAGCAGCAGGTCTTGTAGAGACTTTGCAGGGAAAAGGACCTTTTACCGTTTTTGCTCCAACAAATGAAGCTTTTGCCAAATTGCCTAAAGGAACCGTTGAGACTTTGTTAAAGCCGGAAAACAAATCAAAATTGCAATCCATCTTAACCTATCATGTGGTAGCAGGAAAAATGAGTTCAGCTGATATTGCTAAAGCCATAAAGAAAGGAAACGGAAAGGCTGTGCTCGCAACTGTTCAAGGCGGTAAGCTGACGGCATGGATGGATGGTAAAACTCTTTATATCACAGATGAAAACGGAAATAAGTCAAAAGTTACTATTGCTGATGTGAATCAGTCTAACGGAGTTATTCATGTGGTTGATACTGTAGTGATGCCAAAAGCATAA